A single window of Jiangella alkaliphila DNA harbors:
- a CDS encoding coenzyme F420-0:L-glutamate ligase: MSARYEAFGLPGIPEVRPGDDLVDVLATALAQAPPGDALRDGDIVVVTSKIVSKAEGRVRTGIDRDAAIDAEAVRTISEWTTPRGRTRIVETRHGFVMAAAGVDASNVEAGSVVLLPVDPDASARALRDGLAQRYGVRVGIVVTDTAGRVWRNGVADFAVGSAGIRAVDDLRGSTDAYGNDLGVTIVALADELAAASELVRAKLSGVPVAVVRGLPHLLLEPGEDDHGIAALIRPSAEDRFRLGTPEAMRAAVQTRRTASSFTPAPVDPGVVRQAVAAAFSAPWPIDTPPWRFVLLESAAARRRLASALDGAGLLDAAPYVVVPCLVNGSDALLGLGAAVENLLIALGAEGLASAWLFPDPALSAATAALDLPAGWTPIGAVAIGHAAEPSADHPPVDVATVTVTL; the protein is encoded by the coding sequence GTGAGCGCTCGCTACGAGGCGTTCGGGCTGCCCGGCATCCCCGAGGTCCGCCCCGGCGACGACCTGGTGGACGTCCTGGCGACGGCGCTCGCGCAGGCACCGCCCGGCGACGCGCTGCGCGACGGCGACATCGTCGTCGTCACGAGCAAGATCGTCAGCAAGGCCGAGGGCCGCGTCCGGACCGGCATCGACCGCGACGCGGCCATCGACGCCGAGGCGGTGCGGACGATCTCGGAGTGGACGACGCCGCGCGGGCGCACCCGCATCGTCGAGACCCGGCACGGCTTCGTCATGGCCGCCGCCGGCGTCGACGCGTCGAACGTCGAGGCCGGCTCGGTCGTCCTGCTGCCGGTCGACCCCGACGCGTCCGCCCGCGCCCTCCGCGACGGGCTGGCGCAGCGCTACGGCGTACGCGTCGGCATCGTCGTGACGGACACCGCGGGGCGGGTCTGGCGCAACGGCGTCGCCGACTTCGCCGTCGGCTCGGCCGGCATCCGCGCCGTCGACGACCTGCGCGGCAGCACCGACGCCTACGGCAACGACCTCGGCGTCACGATCGTCGCGCTGGCCGACGAGCTGGCGGCGGCGTCCGAGCTGGTCCGCGCGAAGCTGTCCGGCGTCCCCGTCGCCGTCGTGCGCGGGCTGCCGCACCTGCTGCTGGAGCCGGGCGAGGACGACCACGGCATCGCCGCGCTGATCCGCCCGAGCGCCGAGGACCGGTTCCGGCTCGGCACCCCGGAGGCGATGCGCGCCGCCGTCCAGACCCGGCGGACGGCGTCGTCGTTCACCCCGGCGCCGGTCGACCCGGGCGTGGTCCGGCAGGCGGTCGCGGCCGCGTTCTCCGCGCCGTGGCCGATCGACACGCCGCCGTGGCGGTTCGTGCTGCTGGAGTCGGCCGCGGCCCGCCGCCGGCTGGCGTCCGCGCTCGACGGGGCCGGGCTGCTGGACGCCGCCCCGTACGTCGTCGTCCCGTGCCTGGTCAACGGGTCCGACGCGCTGCTCGGGCTGGGCGCGGCGGTCGAGAACCTGCTGATCGCGCTCGGCGCCGAGGGCCTCGCGTCCGCCTGGCTGTTCCCCGACCCCGCCCTCTCGGCGGCGACGGCGGCGCTGGACCTCCCGGCCGGCTGGACGCCCATCGGCGCGGTCGCCATCGGCCACGCCGCCGAACCGTCCGCCGACCACCCGCCCGTCGACGTCGCCACCGTGACGGTGACGCTGTGA
- a CDS encoding GNAT family N-acetyltransferase, translated as MTYRPLASELETERLSLRPLVPADAAEWHLELLGEREDGTTRTLDEDRRLLADLLASEAANGIGFRTIRRRSDGEPLGYTGLLIGRASLDEPELAYELLRRHHGQGYATEAARAVVDAAAATGRTRLWSTVGPWNTPSFRVLEKLGFRRDRVGADERSEFVYLVRDLP; from the coding sequence GTGACGTACCGGCCGCTGGCGTCCGAGCTGGAGACGGAGCGACTCTCGCTTCGCCCGCTCGTCCCGGCCGACGCCGCCGAATGGCACCTCGAGCTGCTCGGCGAGCGCGAGGACGGGACGACCCGCACCCTCGACGAGGACCGGCGACTGCTCGCGGACCTGCTGGCGTCGGAGGCCGCCAACGGCATCGGCTTCCGCACCATCAGGCGGAGGTCGGACGGCGAGCCGCTCGGCTACACCGGACTGCTGATCGGCCGCGCGTCGCTGGACGAGCCGGAGCTGGCCTACGAGCTGCTGCGGCGGCATCACGGGCAGGGCTACGCGACGGAGGCCGCGCGCGCCGTCGTCGACGCGGCCGCCGCGACCGGGCGGACGCGGTTGTGGTCGACGGTGGGGCCGTGGAACACGCCGTCCTTCCGGGTGCTGGAGAAGCTCGGCTTCCGCCGCGACCGCGTCGGGGCCGACGAGCGCAGCGAGTTCGTCTACCTGGTCCGCGACCTGCCCTGA
- a CDS encoding DNA-3-methyladenine glycosylase family protein: MERTWRPRRPVDVLATLGAQQRGPYDPAFQVDARGRVWRTCRPGGEPATVCVARAAGGEVTATAWGPGAAAALDAVPLWLGDADDPDDFRPEHPVLADAIRRFPGTLIGRTGLVMEALVPAILEQKVTGTEAYRGWMRLLRRFGEPAPGPAPDRMRVVPPSGAWARIPSWEYHRAGVGPQRSRTIVTAGRHVARLEEITGLASDEADRRLRAVPGIGVWTSAEVRQRVLGDADAVSVGDYGLPHAVAYALTGERRGSDELMLELLEPYRGHRHRACVLLLRAGATPPRRGPRAPVRDFRSM; the protein is encoded by the coding sequence ATGGAGCGGACGTGGCGGCCGCGGCGCCCGGTCGACGTCCTGGCAACGCTCGGGGCGCAGCAGCGCGGTCCGTACGACCCCGCCTTCCAGGTCGACGCCCGCGGGCGGGTGTGGCGCACCTGCCGGCCCGGCGGCGAGCCGGCCACGGTGTGCGTGGCGCGCGCGGCCGGAGGCGAGGTGACGGCGACGGCGTGGGGTCCCGGCGCGGCGGCCGCGCTCGACGCCGTCCCGCTGTGGCTCGGCGACGCCGACGACCCCGACGACTTCCGGCCCGAGCACCCGGTGCTGGCCGACGCGATCCGCCGGTTCCCGGGCACGCTGATCGGGCGCACCGGGCTGGTCATGGAGGCGCTGGTGCCGGCGATCCTCGAGCAGAAGGTCACCGGCACCGAGGCGTACCGCGGCTGGATGCGGCTGCTGCGCCGGTTCGGCGAGCCGGCGCCCGGCCCCGCGCCCGACCGCATGCGCGTCGTCCCGCCGTCCGGCGCGTGGGCGCGCATCCCGTCGTGGGAGTACCACCGTGCCGGCGTCGGGCCGCAACGCTCGCGCACCATCGTCACGGCCGGGCGGCATGTGGCCCGGCTGGAGGAGATCACCGGCCTGGCCTCCGACGAGGCCGACCGGCGGCTGCGCGCCGTTCCCGGCATCGGCGTCTGGACGTCGGCCGAGGTCCGCCAGCGCGTACTCGGCGACGCCGACGCGGTCTCGGTGGGCGACTACGGCCTGCCGCACGCCGTCGCGTATGCGCTGACGGGGGAGCGGCGCGGCTCCGACGAGCTGATGCTGGAGCTGCTCGAGCCGTACCGCGGGCACCGGCACCGCGCGTGCGTCCTGCTGCTGCGGGCCGGCGCCACCCCGCCGCGGCGCGGCCCGCGGGCGCCGGTGCGCGACTTCCGGTCGATGTGA
- a CDS encoding TIGR03089 family protein, whose translation MSETPAELLRTTVRHDGARPFLTFYDDATGERVELSTTTFDNWVAKTAGFLTGGLSAEPGERVALRLPAHWQALAWAAACWSAGVCVVLGDEDDVEVAVVGPDGVAAAADAAGSAPEVVGLALRPLGGRFTEPLPPGVTDYAVEVPGYPDRFAPLAPPDDAEPALERAGVVHTLGGLADHARQRAEQLGAGPGGRLLVATDDLGTALVDALLVPLVVGGSAVLVRHEDPAGRSARTATERVTATAAA comes from the coding sequence ATGAGTGAGACCCCGGCAGAGCTGCTACGTACCACGGTCCGGCACGACGGTGCGCGGCCGTTCCTCACGTTCTACGACGACGCCACCGGCGAGCGCGTCGAGCTGTCCACCACCACGTTCGACAACTGGGTCGCCAAGACCGCCGGGTTCCTCACCGGCGGGCTGAGCGCCGAGCCCGGCGAACGGGTCGCGCTGCGGCTGCCGGCGCACTGGCAGGCGCTGGCCTGGGCGGCCGCCTGCTGGTCGGCCGGCGTCTGCGTGGTGCTGGGCGACGAGGACGACGTCGAGGTCGCGGTCGTCGGCCCGGACGGCGTGGCGGCCGCGGCGGACGCGGCCGGCAGCGCGCCCGAGGTGGTCGGGCTCGCGCTGCGCCCGCTGGGCGGCCGGTTCACCGAGCCGCTGCCGCCCGGCGTCACCGACTACGCCGTCGAGGTGCCCGGCTACCCCGACCGCTTCGCCCCACTCGCCCCGCCCGACGACGCCGAGCCGGCGCTCGAGCGGGCCGGCGTCGTGCACACCCTCGGCGGGCTGGCCGACCACGCCCGGCAGCGGGCTGAGCAGCTCGGCGCCGGTCCCGGCGGCCGGCTCCTGGTCGCCACCGACGACCTCGGCACCGCCCTGGTCGACGCGCTGCTGGTGCCGCTGGTGGTCGGCGGGTCGGCGGTGCTCGTCCGGCACGAGGACCCGGCCGGCCGCTCCGCCCGCACCGCCACCGAACGCGTCACGGCGACGGCGGCCGCCTGA
- a CDS encoding LacI family DNA-binding transcriptional regulator: MKDVTIYDVAEQAQVSISTVSLALNHPARLKLSTLDRVLQVADDLGFVPKERAVVRARKGVHRIAAVAPFTSYPSFSRRLAGVFDELGDRGEQLVVSDCADIAVSASPVLANIPVRGHVDGLLNLGVPLDEKIGERLRQRLPTVLLDTRYPGLPDICVDDHEGGRLVAEHLAALGHRTVAFLNEVETYPFQSPPVLRLAGLRSVLGEDSVVEITVPRGTAAGAAAVSRLWSDDALRDRVTAVVGCRDLVALGALAELRSRGVDVPGDVSVLGFDDDPVAEALGLSTVRHPFEESGRLALRTLRRMLAAPGEPIASRRLPLTLVPRATSGPAAG, from the coding sequence GTGAAGGACGTGACCATCTACGACGTCGCCGAGCAGGCGCAGGTGAGCATCTCGACGGTGTCGCTGGCGCTCAACCATCCGGCGCGGCTCAAGCTGTCGACGCTGGACCGCGTGCTGCAGGTGGCCGACGACCTCGGCTTCGTGCCCAAGGAGCGCGCCGTCGTCCGGGCCCGCAAGGGCGTGCACCGCATCGCCGCGGTCGCGCCGTTCACGTCCTACCCGAGCTTCTCGCGGCGGCTGGCCGGCGTCTTCGACGAGCTCGGCGACCGCGGCGAGCAGCTGGTGGTCAGCGACTGCGCGGACATCGCGGTGTCGGCGTCGCCGGTGCTGGCGAACATCCCGGTCCGCGGCCACGTCGACGGGCTGCTGAACCTCGGCGTGCCGCTGGACGAGAAGATCGGCGAGCGGCTGCGGCAGCGGCTGCCCACGGTGCTGCTGGACACCCGCTACCCCGGCCTGCCCGACATCTGCGTCGACGACCACGAGGGCGGCCGGCTGGTGGCCGAGCACCTGGCCGCGCTGGGGCACCGGACGGTCGCGTTCCTCAACGAGGTCGAGACCTACCCGTTCCAGTCGCCGCCGGTGCTGCGGCTGGCCGGGCTGCGCTCCGTGCTCGGCGAGGACTCTGTCGTGGAGATCACCGTGCCGCGCGGGACGGCGGCCGGTGCCGCCGCGGTGTCCCGGCTGTGGTCGGACGACGCGCTGCGGGACCGGGTGACGGCGGTGGTGGGCTGCCGCGACCTGGTGGCGCTGGGCGCGCTGGCGGAGCTGCGCTCGCGCGGGGTGGACGTGCCGGGCGACGTCTCGGTCCTCGGCTTCGACGACGACCCGGTCGCCGAGGCGCTCGGGCTGAGCACCGTCAGGCACCCGTTCGAGGAGTCCGGCCGGCTGGCGCTACGGACGCTGCGCCGGATGCTGGCCGCCCCAGGCGAGCCGATCGCCAGCCGGCGGCTGCCGCTGACCCTCGTGCCCCGCGCGACCTCCGGCCCCGCGGCGGGCTAG